A region from the Halosolutus gelatinilyticus genome encodes:
- a CDS encoding HVO_0476 family zinc finger protein, which translates to MNDIPDRVPTPCPSCSPDLETVHEVLTEGGGALTVRCSECGHVHKIQPETRREVTLDVVVSQEGESFTANVTTPEDEVVEVGDEFILETEEVLSTVRVTSLELDGHRRTEAAPADEIETVWTREVDNVAVNVTVHPKDGSRDDSRSVTVYVPGDYEFEVGDTETFGDDEFEIDAFVVRGDATGYDRDRYEMDGDSIVAKDAKRVYAYDQTSSAWSAW; encoded by the coding sequence ATGAACGACATTCCGGACCGCGTTCCGACGCCCTGTCCGTCGTGCTCGCCGGACCTCGAAACGGTCCACGAGGTGCTGACGGAGGGTGGCGGGGCGCTCACCGTTCGCTGCAGCGAGTGCGGCCACGTCCACAAGATCCAGCCCGAGACCCGTCGCGAGGTCACCCTCGACGTGGTCGTCTCCCAGGAGGGCGAATCGTTCACGGCGAACGTCACCACGCCCGAAGACGAGGTCGTCGAGGTCGGCGACGAGTTCATCCTGGAAACCGAGGAGGTGCTCTCGACGGTTCGCGTGACGAGCCTCGAACTCGACGGCCACCGCCGAACCGAGGCCGCGCCCGCCGACGAGATCGAGACCGTCTGGACCCGCGAGGTCGACAACGTCGCGGTCAACGTCACCGTCCACCCGAAGGACGGCTCCCGCGACGACAGCCGGAGCGTCACCGTGTACGTCCCCGGCGACTACGAGTTCGAGGTCGGCGACACCGAGACGTTCGGCGACGACGAGTTCGAGATCGACGCCTTCGTCGTCCGCGGCGACGCCACCGGTTACGATCGCGATCGCTACGAGATGGACGGCGACTCGATCGTCGCGAAGGACGCCAAACGGGTCTACGCCTACGATCAGACGAGCAGCGCCTGGTCGGCCTGGTAG
- a CDS encoding phosphoglycerate kinase yields the protein MSPPTFKTIDDLEPGQRLLVRIDINAPVEDGAVQNNRRFARHAETIAELLGDDHAIAVLAHQGRPGRETFVSLEQHADILAEHLDRDVGFVADTFGEDALAAIDDLESDDVLVLENTRMCDDELPEEDPEVKAETEFVQALAPAFDAYVNDAYSAAHRSHASLVGFPLVMDAYAGRVMEAEYTANSAIQNREFDGTVTMALGGTKAEDLIPVIEKVDDTVDRFCLGGIVGELFLRAAGHDVGYDVEGTEFFDHQWDDHRETIERVLDEYGDRLLLADDLAYETDDGERAEQAVEDIEKETSYLDVGSDTADRYADLVRDSEAVFVKGALGVFEDERFADGTVEVLSAIADTDCFSVVGGGDTSRAIEMYGLDEDDFGHVSIAGGAYVRALTGDPLVGVEVLERDD from the coding sequence ATGTCACCACCGACGTTCAAGACCATCGACGACCTCGAGCCGGGCCAGCGCCTGCTCGTCCGCATCGACATCAACGCGCCCGTCGAAGACGGCGCCGTCCAGAACAACCGCCGGTTCGCCCGCCACGCCGAGACGATCGCCGAACTGCTCGGCGACGATCACGCGATCGCCGTGCTCGCCCACCAGGGCCGGCCGGGCCGGGAGACGTTCGTCTCGCTCGAACAACACGCCGACATCCTGGCCGAGCACCTCGATCGGGACGTCGGGTTCGTCGCCGACACGTTCGGCGAGGACGCCCTGGCGGCGATCGACGACCTCGAGTCGGACGACGTCCTGGTCCTCGAAAACACCCGGATGTGCGACGACGAACTGCCCGAAGAGGACCCCGAGGTCAAAGCCGAGACCGAGTTCGTACAGGCGCTCGCGCCGGCGTTCGACGCCTACGTCAACGACGCCTACTCGGCGGCCCACCGATCGCACGCCTCGCTCGTCGGCTTCCCGCTGGTTATGGACGCCTACGCGGGTCGCGTGATGGAAGCCGAGTACACCGCGAACTCGGCGATCCAGAACCGCGAGTTCGACGGCACCGTTACCATGGCCCTCGGCGGCACGAAAGCAGAGGACCTCATTCCGGTCATCGAGAAGGTCGACGACACCGTCGATCGGTTCTGCCTCGGCGGCATCGTCGGCGAACTCTTCTTGCGCGCGGCCGGCCACGACGTCGGCTACGATGTCGAGGGCACCGAGTTCTTCGACCACCAGTGGGACGATCACCGGGAGACGATCGAGCGCGTCCTCGACGAGTACGGCGATCGCCTACTCCTCGCCGACGACCTCGCCTACGAGACCGACGACGGCGAGCGCGCCGAGCAAGCCGTCGAGGACATCGAGAAGGAGACGTCCTACCTCGACGTCGGCTCCGACACGGCCGATCGGTACGCCGACCTCGTCCGCGACTCGGAAGCCGTCTTCGTCAAGGGCGCCCTCGGCGTCTTCGAGGACGAACGGTTCGCCGACGGCACCGTCGAGGTGCTCTCGGCGATCGCCGACACCGACTGCTTCTCCGTCGTCGGCGGCGGCGACACCTCTCGGGCGATCGAGATGTACGGCCTCGACGAGGACGACTTCGGCCACGTGTCGATCGCCGGCGGCGCGTACGTCCGCGCGCTCACCGGCGATCCGCTCGTCGGCGTCGAAGTGCTGGAACGGGACGACTGA
- a CDS encoding LURP-one-related/scramblase family protein, whose amino-acid sequence MSDTRAYDIQGIELTDDRYTVEQSLIRNKYRALDAVGDVVLQGKQKMFKMKEEFPFVDGDGNEVFTVKAGGIIDVAGNYVLSDAQTGEDLVVLDNDFSFFQDTWIVRDATTEEKLAEINSRGAVVTLARNVVPFGGWIPHKYEITDREGGHVGSISGQFSLRDRYEIVIDDASTVPKEPIVAAAMVIDAIQGN is encoded by the coding sequence ATGAGCGATACGCGAGCCTACGACATTCAGGGGATCGAACTCACCGACGATCGGTACACGGTCGAACAGAGCCTCATCCGAAACAAGTACCGGGCGCTCGACGCCGTGGGAGACGTCGTTCTGCAAGGAAAACAGAAGATGTTCAAGATGAAAGAGGAGTTCCCGTTCGTCGACGGCGACGGCAACGAGGTGTTCACCGTGAAGGCGGGCGGCATCATCGACGTCGCCGGGAACTACGTGCTCTCGGACGCCCAGACCGGGGAGGATCTCGTCGTCCTGGATAACGACTTCTCGTTCTTTCAGGACACATGGATCGTCCGCGATGCGACCACCGAGGAGAAACTGGCCGAGATCAACTCCCGTGGTGCGGTGGTGACGCTGGCCCGGAACGTCGTCCCGTTCGGCGGTTGGATCCCGCACAAGTACGAGATCACCGATCGGGAAGGCGGTCACGTCGGCTCGATCAGCGGTCAGTTCTCCCTGCGGGATCGGTACGAGATCGTCATCGACGACGCCAGTACCGTCCCGAAAGAACCCATCGTGGCCGCGGCGATGGTCATCGACGCGATCCAGGGGAACTAG
- a CDS encoding ABC transporter ATP-binding protein yields MIRVRDLRYTYAGADEPALRGVDFDVSGGEIFGFLGPSGAGKSTTLKVLTGLLDDYAGDVRVFDRPVPEWGRELYERIGVSAETPNHYRKLTGRENLELFASLYGGAVRDPDALLERVGLANAADQRVGTYSKGMQLRLNVVRALLHDPPLVFLDEPTAGIDPGTARAVTSLVDECRDAGTTVVLTTHDMTVADRLCDRVAFIVDGRVPVVGQPRALKLEHGEPTVRVEYRANGRLERERFPLSELGDDEAFHDLLRRRTVETVHTEEATLEDVFIDVTGAELA; encoded by the coding sequence ATGATCCGCGTCCGGGACCTCCGGTATACGTACGCCGGAGCGGACGAGCCGGCGCTCCGCGGGGTCGACTTCGACGTCTCGGGCGGCGAGATCTTCGGCTTTCTCGGCCCGAGCGGGGCCGGCAAGAGCACGACCCTGAAGGTGCTGACCGGGCTGTTGGACGACTACGCGGGCGACGTTCGCGTGTTCGATCGTCCCGTCCCCGAGTGGGGTCGCGAGCTGTACGAGCGCATCGGCGTCTCCGCCGAGACGCCGAACCACTACCGGAAGCTGACCGGGCGGGAGAACCTCGAGCTGTTCGCGTCCCTCTACGGCGGCGCGGTCCGCGATCCCGACGCGTTGCTCGAGCGCGTCGGACTGGCGAACGCGGCCGACCAACGTGTCGGCACCTACTCGAAGGGTATGCAGCTGCGACTGAACGTCGTTCGGGCGCTGCTGCACGATCCGCCCCTGGTCTTCCTCGACGAGCCGACCGCCGGCATCGACCCGGGGACCGCCCGCGCGGTGACCTCGCTGGTCGACGAGTGCCGCGACGCGGGGACGACCGTCGTGCTGACGACCCACGACATGACCGTCGCGGATCGGCTGTGCGATCGGGTGGCGTTCATCGTGGACGGTCGCGTCCCCGTCGTCGGTCAGCCGCGGGCGCTGAAGCTCGAACACGGCGAGCCGACCGTCCGCGTCGAGTATCGGGCGAACGGCCGGCTCGAACGCGAGCGGTTTCCCCTGTCCGAACTGGGCGACGACGAGGCGTTCCACGACCTGCTGCGACGGCGGACGGTCGAGACCGTTCACACCGAGGAGGCCACCCTCGAGGACGTGTTCATCGACGTGACGGGGGCGGAACTGGCGTGA
- a CDS encoding aminopeptidase — protein sequence MSELRPAAETAVRQCLNLLPDESCAIVTDDEREPIGEALYEVASEITDDAVVVRYPPGNTHGEEPPAPVAAAMAGADVVLAPTSKSLSHTRARTEANEAGARVATLPGITEDVFTTGLDADYESIAAHCRDVVEQVEGAAEVRVTAPAGTDITFAVADRDWLSDTGIVHESGVMSNLPAGEVFVSPESAAGTFVVDGTMMPHGLLDEGETLSFQVEDGLVTDVSDDDIRETIENAAEEVGDAAYNLAELGIGTNVAVTELVGSVLLDEKAGGTVHIAIGDDAGIGGDVEAPIHLDGIVREPTVYADGAEVELPRVE from the coding sequence ATGTCCGAACTTCGACCCGCCGCCGAGACGGCCGTTCGTCAGTGTCTGAACCTCCTGCCCGATGAGTCGTGCGCGATCGTAACCGACGACGAGCGCGAGCCGATCGGCGAGGCGCTGTACGAGGTCGCGAGCGAGATCACGGACGACGCCGTCGTGGTCCGGTACCCGCCGGGCAACACGCACGGCGAAGAGCCGCCGGCGCCGGTCGCGGCGGCGATGGCCGGCGCGGACGTCGTCCTCGCGCCGACGTCGAAGAGCCTGAGTCACACGCGCGCGCGAACCGAGGCGAACGAGGCGGGTGCCCGCGTCGCCACGCTCCCGGGAATCACCGAGGACGTCTTTACGACGGGGCTGGACGCCGACTACGAGTCGATCGCGGCTCACTGCCGCGACGTCGTCGAACAGGTCGAGGGCGCGGCGGAGGTTCGTGTGACGGCGCCCGCGGGGACGGACATCACCTTCGCGGTCGCCGATCGAGACTGGCTCTCGGACACCGGAATCGTCCACGAGTCGGGGGTGATGTCGAACCTCCCCGCGGGCGAGGTGTTCGTCAGTCCCGAATCGGCCGCCGGTACGTTCGTCGTCGACGGGACGATGATGCCCCACGGATTACTCGACGAAGGCGAAACGCTCTCCTTCCAGGTCGAAGACGGGCTCGTCACCGACGTCTCGGACGACGACATCCGCGAGACGATCGAGAACGCGGCCGAGGAGGTCGGCGACGCAGCCTACAACCTCGCGGAACTGGGAATCGGAACCAACGTCGCCGTCACGGAACTCGTCGGCTCCGTCCTGCTGGACGAGAAAGCCGGCGGAACCGTTCACATCGCGATCGGCGACGACGCGGGAATCGGCGGCGACGTCGAGGCGCCGATCCACCTCGACGGAATCGTCAGAGAGCCGACGGTGTATGCGGACGGCGCGGAAGTGGAACTTCCGCGTGTAGAGTGA
- a CDS encoding protein-L-isoaspartate O-methyltransferase family protein: MDPAVLREDMVDGLESPPKEVLADEALAVAMRDVPRHEFVGDERTAYADREHEVLGTRVLSPSTAAQLLEALSIEGDETVLIVGAGVGYTAAVVAERVGETNVHAIDISRPLVIEARRNLADAGYEGVLVDCRDGANGLPEYAPFDRILLEAAAVEPPRALLDQLTDDGRLVFPRGTNCQRLAAVSPTGETETFAAVSFDPLLVEGEQSGAVERNRTAREDREHARRRAESRRGWEQEWIEWDETVGSRSR, from the coding sequence ATGGATCCCGCGGTACTGCGCGAGGACATGGTCGACGGGCTCGAATCCCCGCCGAAGGAAGTCCTCGCGGACGAGGCCCTCGCAGTGGCGATGCGCGACGTCCCTCGCCACGAGTTTGTCGGCGACGAGCGAACGGCCTACGCCGATCGCGAGCACGAAGTTCTCGGGACGCGCGTCCTGTCCCCGAGTACGGCCGCGCAACTTCTCGAAGCGCTCTCGATCGAGGGCGACGAAACGGTGCTGATCGTCGGCGCCGGAGTCGGCTACACGGCCGCCGTCGTCGCCGAACGGGTCGGCGAAACGAACGTCCACGCCATCGACATCTCCCGGCCGCTCGTGATCGAAGCGCGGCGCAACCTCGCGGATGCGGGATACGAGGGCGTCCTGGTCGACTGTCGCGACGGGGCGAACGGGCTCCCGGAGTACGCTCCGTTCGATCGGATCCTGCTCGAAGCCGCCGCGGTCGAACCCCCGCGAGCGCTGCTCGATCAGTTGACCGACGACGGACGACTCGTCTTTCCCCGCGGGACGAACTGCCAGCGGCTGGCGGCGGTGTCGCCGACGGGCGAGACGGAGACGTTCGCCGCAGTTTCGTTCGATCCCCTGCTGGTCGAGGGCGAACAGTCGGGGGCCGTCGAACGAAATCGAACGGCACGCGAGGACCGGGAACACGCCCGTCGACGCGCCGAATCCCGCCGCGGCTGGGAGCAGGAGTGGATCGAGTGGGACGAGACGGTCGGCTCGCGATCGCGGTGA
- a CDS encoding protein-L-isoaspartate(D-aspartate) O-methyltransferase, giving the protein MFDRFGSDSGPDDYEEARERMVRTVAPRVEDDRVLDALEAVPRHEFVPAERQDAAYADRPLPIGDEQTISAPHMVAIMADELDLNPGNEVLEIGTGRGYHAAVTAELVGAGRVSTVEYSPELAADARETLAETGYDEVSVRTGDGSEGWPEHAPYDAAYFTCAAPEFPDPVVEQVRPGGRLLAPIGTGLQTLVQADKRADGSIERTEHGGVRFVRMR; this is encoded by the coding sequence GTGTTCGATCGCTTCGGCTCCGATTCCGGCCCCGACGACTACGAGGAGGCCCGCGAGCGGATGGTGCGGACCGTCGCCCCGCGCGTGGAGGACGATCGGGTGCTCGACGCGCTCGAAGCGGTGCCGCGCCACGAGTTCGTCCCGGCGGAGCGACAGGACGCCGCCTACGCGGATCGCCCGCTGCCGATCGGAGACGAGCAGACGATCAGCGCGCCGCACATGGTCGCGATCATGGCCGACGAACTGGATCTCAACCCCGGCAACGAGGTGCTCGAAATCGGGACGGGCCGGGGCTATCACGCCGCGGTCACGGCCGAACTCGTCGGGGCGGGGCGCGTCTCCACCGTCGAGTACAGTCCGGAACTCGCGGCGGACGCCCGCGAGACGCTCGCGGAGACGGGGTACGACGAGGTGTCCGTGCGAACCGGCGACGGCAGCGAGGGATGGCCCGAGCACGCCCCGTACGACGCCGCGTACTTCACCTGCGCGGCGCCCGAATTTCCCGACCCGGTCGTCGAGCAGGTTCGGCCGGGCGGTCGGCTGCTCGCGCCGATCGGAACCGGCCTCCAGACGCTCGTCCAGGCCGACAAACGAGCGGACGGATCGATCGAGCGGACCGAACACGGCGGCGTTCGGTTCGTCAGAATGCGATAG